The sequence tcccatctcaatgagctcttccactttctgcctcatgatgtcattttcctttggaCTCATTCGATAGTGGGGAATGCTTGGCaaactagccccgggcacaagatcAATATGATgctggatgtccctcaaaggtggtaacccactcggcagttcgttagggaacagatcttgatattcgccaagtaggcgggtcacttcattcaGCATCTCTCTTTCGCccctttgggcggattcgtgattggccttaaccattaccacatacaccatttggctctcttcacattcgctgacaaacgatttgtgtgtaggacagactaccaaggtagacttctcgtcggcctttggctctctcatcattagcgtaaggacgaacttcaccccattcttcacaaatttgtaagtgttctctcttcctgcatggatggcatcgttatcaaactgccagggtcggcccaacaataggtggcaggcatccatatcgaccacatcacagcagacttcatcactgtaatcaccaatcacaataggtaccctgcatctctgggtcaccctaagcTCACCCACGTTTTTGATCCAACCCACTCTATAggggtcgggatgcgcctccTCCAATAACCCGAACTTCTGAACGGTGCTGCTGCTcataatgttctcttggctcccactatctattatcacattgcatcgcccacctttcacaagacagcgggtcctgaataggcggtgcctctgatctccctctacccggctggagactaacaaacgccgtaccacatgaatggcgtatctctcttcatccgcctcatcatcatcttctcctaagggttcgcaaaatacttcatccccttcgtcatagtcatcctcatacctctccaccatgttggcgctcttcctcctaggacattcgttggatctgtggcctggctcattgcaccgaaaacatttaaaaggtGTTGGCCTCGCATACgaattgttgctcttaggtggtatatgtgcttccttgtatggcctagtatctccaacagatccccttcccacactgttaaccttggccccactggcactcgccacctgcttgcctttgtcataagacctcacgttatctcttcctcaAGGCGTATACTCAATAgcggcggatctcctggatcttcCGGTTAGTTGagattcagccttgagggctaaattcctggcatcttgtacccgaaccaccatctgtgtgccaatacgatcctggatgttgtatctcaacccttctagatacctagaggtcttttagctttcagtttcagacaagttggctctcgccgaaagcctcaagaactctgaagtatactcatggacactgcgggtcccttgagagcatcccatgtaggagctgtaaatatactgctcataatccggcggtaagaaccgctccctcaacatcacCTTCATctgtagccaagatctaatcggatctctgccccctcttcttctttcttccctcatctgatcccaccaaactgatgtgccacccttcaggcgatacgccaccagcctcaccttcctctcatcaggaatcccagcatactcaaagaaacgttccacttccgataaccagtctaagaatccctctatatccagttcgcctccaaaagacggtaagtctatttttagcttaaaggcatcatctctatcaaagtttcctagacctggatatactctagcaacctccacacgtcggttgtcaacaggcccaacatccctcatagttctaacggtatcatcattcccgataccctcaaagtcatcactatcactatcagcgttatgtacaaggacaaagttgggtcttcttacctcaggatccctaggatccatttgtggaagctgttgttcaggaactccttcctttctctgggttgatcctcccgcgtttggtcggattagagcccgaacctccagtttgaagttttctagggaggtagccagctccaggaaccgttggtcggtttgcctctgccgctcatggctggcctggatctgctccgcgaggtgctccctcagctcctcatacctcaggtcactggtttccatggaattttgcggttgtcggggttgaaccattgccaaaagaagtttcgggtcagaaaacgatcggctctgataccaactgatacagattgaaagcgataaatggaggttttaatcataaaccaacaaagagtttcttctctagctaaactagaaggagtgaatcccaataacaaggtataaacctcggttctcaaagagaataatgtttgattgatGAAAGTTggttcatccttacaaaaatgggggtttaaatacttcccctaaAGATAAGAACaaggacaaggactacccctactagggttacaataaggctaacagcaaaagggtaaaataggtaatacgccccgacaatcagtacaatggtacaggtactgattgtcagggttgttagGGGAATTACTTCGGAAGGAAGTAAACAGAGATCCGCCTAGGGGTAGATGTTGATTcgcctccttgtgtactcctagatccgccccgcgcgtatgtcctggggatccgccctccgagatacaacctccgtgggtctgatgtctgaggatccgccagagcgcgTGTGATCagcgatcccagttaggatgtccgcatcatgtAATAAGTAGTAAGAATAAAAAGTTGTAACTAGTTAGTTGATTAACAAATtgtattcatcttcttccttcgtCCAACttctctataaaaaaaaaattataactttTTGTCGTTTTCTTTAATAAAGTTCATCTTCAATTCTTCATATTTAGTATGGTATCACGCTTTATGCTAATTCTCTTATCGTTTTTAGATATAAGTTCAAAATTTGTATTTTGCAATTCTATCCTTCTCAGtcaaattttttgttaaatCCCTGATTTTCTTGTTTCAATTTGAAATCGTTTCTACATCTAGTTCTATTGTTCTTGAAAGGCCTAATgcatacccagccccctaaagttgtccactttgttcatttaaccccctcacctcacgggacaaccctttaaccccctaaattccaaaaaaatgcTACTTTTAACCTCATATCGTCCGACGTGGCATTGACCTAGTCAACGTTTGTGTCTCAAACACATGAGGCGCGTGGGAGGATTTTGTTCTTACCtccaacggtaaaaaaaatgcatacctagccccctaaagttgtccattttgttcatttaaccccctcacctcacgggacaaccctttatccccctaaactccaaaaaaactcCTAGTTCCAACTCAAGTACAGGCATTGAAGATAAAGAAAATTTAATTGGtgtctttctaatttttaattggtGCTTTTTCGTCACAATCAACGTTGGAATTGTAAAAAAGGCtttaactttgtatgaattatgacCACAGTGTATATAGATACAGCGGAAGGCAATACAAAGGAAGAGTTAAAATCTGATTTGACATGAAGTGTAGAATACAGTGGAAGAGAAGTGATGACTAAATGATATTTATAGCAAATTTTCAATATTAAGGACTTTCAAAAGAAGAAAGtaggaaagaaaagagcaaaTCAAGTTTATTTCATCATATTAAAAAAAGGTAGTCATTACACAATATAATGCACACAAGGTATTTTATCTCCAAAATGCCCGTACTTGAGTTGGAActaggagttttttttttttttttgagtttagggggttaaagggttgtcccatgaggtgagggggttaaatgaacaaaatggacaactttagggggctgggtaatGCGGGATACAAACGTGTCACGCGCGTGATACACACGGACAACATTATATCTCGGCAGTCTAAAAtatggggttaaaagtagcgtttttttggagtttagggggttaaagggttgtcccgtgaggtgagggggttaaatgaacaaaaggGACAACTTTAGGAGGCTGAGTATACATTAGGCCTTCTTGAAAAATGAGTTATGGAACAAATTCTAAGAGTAGTTCACCATGGGTTCAAATCGAAATGTTGAACAAccaaaacaaaatgaaaatcaaGCTTTTATCGATTTATCAATCCATTCAAGTGTTAATACATGTAtaaaaaaaaccgaaccgaaaaaacgAATTCAATCGGTTCGGTTTGGCATGTGGTTTAAACTGCACCAATGCACACTGTTAAGAGTTTCTcaattatatataaagaaaagaTGCTAGATTTTATAACAGAAAATTGATCATATACCACGTCATCACTCATAAATTAATACAGtttctttatttttagttaTATACCTAAATAGtagttttttatatatatatccgAATTTTATCCCTGATATTAACTCCAAAAAGCTTGACAGAATCCCCATTCTCATCCCTGAGTATTAACAGCTTCCCAAACTAAATTCTTTGGAATTGGGTTTGTGAGATCCCTAGCTTGCAAAGCTGCAGTCCGAAGAGTCTTCAATGTCATTTCATTAGCCTTCCAAAAAGATACTGATTTATAGGGCAACTTATGCTTCTTGCACAGCTCAATCACGAATGGCGATATTTTCCTAAGATTGCATCTAGGCAATCGTGGAAACAGATGGTGTTCAATCTGAAACTGCAATCCACCATGAAACCAATCCATCCAACTTGAACATTTTATATCAAGTGTTCCTTTTGTCTGCTTCTCAAACCAATCATTCCCATTAGGAGGACCAAGATAAACATGGGATGAAAAATGGTTTAAACTGAATTGAACCTGTTGAATCCCAGTAACCCCAAAACATGCAATAACAAACATCACTCTTTCCTTCCAATTGGGCAAGCAAGAAACCAGCAATGGATACCAAATCCAGAACAAAACTACTCCTAAAATCTCTTGACATCTATTTGGAACCCTTCTTTTTGAAAACAAAAGTGAAAAAGACTGAACAAAAAGACTTGTCCTAGCAAAACACATTATTGGATAAAAAGTCCATTGTTGATAACTAACCAACAACCTAGCTAATGAATCAAAATTCAGATTCCTTTCATGAACGTACGAcctaattgaattgaaaaactcTGAGGATAGTGCAAAAAAGGGCAAGTGTTGCATATCTGGATCAAAATCAAGACTGTTACAAGCAATATGATGAGGGTTATGAATCAATTTCCATGCCTGAATACTGACCCCTGAAAAACAATTACCAATTAGAATCTGAAAAAGATGATGGAATGTAGAGCTACTCATAAATTGGTAATGAGCAGAATCATGCCCTATCCATGTCAATTGAATCCAGGAACACCCAATTAAAGAACCACAAAGGACATGTACCCATGTGCTATTACAGTATAAAACACCATAAACGCTAGCAGAAAACAGCATTACTACGGCACAAAGAGTAACAAATGTGATATGCCCTTTCTGGTGAAAAAGACCCATTTTTGTAAACTCAGCTACCAATTTCCGATAGTCATTAGAAACCTCAGAAATAGAGTAGTCTTTAAGATAATAGCCAGTGAAGAATTTGTCAAGGTAGTGCCAAGCAGTGCCTGGATGGAAGGCTATAAATGAGTCCGTAACATCCTTACCAGCAAGATGAACCAATGGAAATTCTCCACCTGGATGATCCTTGGCCCAATTACTCACATTATATATCTTTCCCTGTATTGATATCCATAGATCCCCTGGATTCTTATGCTTCTCAAGCTCTTCTTCAGAAATGTAATTCTTGAACTCCCCCATGGCAACCCTCAACAGGAAAAACCTGACAAGAGGAAGTTTCTTCCTCTAGTCCTTTCTAATTTCTGAAAAGAGCACTAACTGTGGACTATAGCATGAAAGTTTTTATAGAAATTATATGCAGTAGTGATTTTGATATACTACCTAAGAAAACTCCTACACTTCCTTTTTTTATCTTTACAAAATGATAATAGTACTAGcattaataataacaataatttggGGTTAAAAACAATGATAGTCCcttcctttaaaaaaaaacaacaacaacaatgatcATCACTTAAGTTTCGTTAAGGTTATAATACACTCATTAAACTTTAATTTGAGCATATAAAAGTTAAAggattaatacatcatttgttcctgaacttatccaaaaagcttgattggttcCCTGAAAgttcaaagtgtcccgatagcccctcaacttgcataaaatgttccaTTAGCCTCCTGGACTtgcacaaaatgtaatcaattgatcactcggttgcaaaaaaaaaaataagttaaatgctgaagatgtattgcacgagtcttaaaaaaataaaatgacc comes from Euphorbia lathyris chromosome 8, ddEupLath1.1, whole genome shotgun sequence and encodes:
- the LOC136202225 gene encoding acyl-lipid (9-3)-desaturase-like, with translation MGEFKNYISEEELEKHKNPGDLWISIQGKIYNVSNWAKDHPGGEFPLVHLAGKDVTDSFIAFHPGTAWHYLDKFFTGYYLKDYSISEVSNDYRKLVAEFTKMGLFHQKGHITFVTLCAVVMLFSASVYGVLYCNSTWVHVLCGSLIGCSWIQLTWIGHDSAHYQFMSSSTFHHLFQILIGNCFSGVSIQAWKLIHNPHHIACNSLDFDPDMQHLPFFALSSEFFNSIRSYVHERNLNFDSLARLLVSYQQWTFYPIMCFARTSLFVQSFSLLFSKRRVPNRCQEILGVVLFWIWYPLLVSCLPNWKERVMFVIACFGVTGIQQVQFSLNHFSSHVYLGPPNGNDWFEKQTKGTLDIKCSSWMDWFHGGLQFQIEHHLFPRLPRCNLRKISPFVIELCKKHKLPYKSVSFWKANEMTLKTLRTAALQARDLTNPIPKNLVWEAVNTQG